The region GAGTAGAGGATCATCACCACCGGAATTACGTTCCGGCTCCTGAGGACGTGGAAACGCAGAAGCGCCGGATGCCACAAGTTCATCATACGCATGCCATCCGTCAGCAACAGAATCCCCGCCAGCCTGAACCAGACAAGTCAATGATGGACAGTTAGCGCGAGCAGCCTCAACACGGTCAGCAACGGAATCTTCAACAATCATACCGCGAATGTGAGCGCGGCGAACACGGAAATCAATATCTTTAACAGTCAACTGTGAGGGAGACGGAACCGGTACAAGCCCCAGCCTGTGGCAAGCAAGCATGGATACCCAGAACTCAACGCGGCGGTACAGAATAAGCATAACTCTGTCGCCCTTTTTGAGTCCCTGTGTTTCTAATGCACCAGCAAGTTTTGCAGACTGCTCCTGAAACCATGCAAAGGAATAGTCATTACGGACACCTGCATCATCAACATGCACCATTGCCAAACGTTGCGGCTCTTCATCCGCAATGGCATCCAGCACATCAAATGCAAAGTTGAAATTCTCAGGAACATTTAAGGTAAACTCGTGCACAAACTCTTCGTAGCTGGTACTGGAAAACTTCTTCATCATTCTATCCTCGTCCCTCTTGGGAACCTTTCACCACCCGACGTGGTATTACATACTAGCTTTTGACAACATCCCCTGTGTCATGTCCCCTTCCGGCGTGCTTTCGCACCTGCGGGGTTGCAGCAGTTAATAACTGCACCGGAAAGGGACTAGCTAATCACGTCAAGAAAGGTTGCTGCTTCCCCATCCAGACCACGCAATGCGTGCGGAATGCGGGAATCAAAATAAATTGAATCGCCTGCTTCTAGCTTATGGCGTTTCTGGTCAAGCCATACTTCTAACTTGCCCTCGAGCAGGTAAATAAATTCCTGTCCGCTATGCTCGTTCCAAGTAAGCTCGTTTAAATCTTTTGCAGGAACTGTTACAAGAAACGGCTCCATTTTTTTATTGGTAAAGCGTGATGCAAGGTTGAAATAATCGTAATCAACACGACGCTCAACACTCAAACCTTCACCTTTACGCACGAGCGTGTAATCATGAAGATGTCCTTCCTGCCCTGTAATAAGGGATGAAAGATCAACACCGCAAACTGTAGCAACATCTTTAAGGTAGCTAACAGGGATTTCGGTTTCGCCTTCTTCATACAACGCAACAGTTGCAGGTTTTACTCCAACTTTTTCGGCAAGCTCTTCTACCGTCATGTCAACGGCTTCGCGAAGCCCAAGCAAGCGGGGAGCAATTTCCTTATATGCTTTATTTTCGTGCATATTTCCTCCTAACTGACAATGCAACACCTGCTATGTGCAGTAGCTATTACATTTTTGTTAAAAAGCAAAGCTTTTCTTCTTCCACCCATCCACTAGTGTGCAGACAGTAACGTACAGTTGCCAATGGGGATGTAAAGCGTAACGCTTTAATTTGTACGGGACTGACAAACAAAAAAGACGCGTGCCGCATCGAGCGGTACGCGTCTTACACTAACAAAACTTACGCCCCCCGATCATTCTCAGAGAGCAGAAATTCGTCCATTTTTTTCGATCATTTTCACAGTATTAGATACCTGACGTCCAGTCGGAGTACTGCGGCTCATTTCCCGTTCGAGATTCGTAATGCCTTTCAAGACAGTAGAATGACGACGGTTAAATTGCATACCAATTTGTTTTAAGGACAAGTCTGTATGCTTACGAGCAAGATAAAAAATGGTATTGCGCGCTGTTACCAGCTCACGCTTACGGCTACGTGAGTTGAGCTGATCGTATGAAAGATCAAAACAGCTACAGACACAACGTACAATGGAATCCATATTCATGACGACTTCACGGGATGCATAGTGCCCGATAACGTCCCAAGCCATGTCCATGGAAATTCGTTCATTTAAAATTCGTGCTTTCAAAATCAGGTTGTGCAAGCAGCTCTCAATCTGACGTACATCCGAATGAATGTTCTCTGCAAGTAAATCAGTAACGTTTTCCGGCAAATCTACCTGATACAGGCGAGCCTTCTTGCACAAAATATCGCGGCGTGTTTCAAAATCCGGTTTATCAATAACAGCAAGAAAACCAGAACAGAAACGGGAAACAAGCTGGTTATCGACATCTTTTAAATCACGAGGCGCAAAGGAGCTGGACAGTACCACACGGGAACCGCGAGACTGAAGAGATTTTATTGTTGCAAGAACTTCGTCCTGCATTCGCTCCTTACCCTGAAGAAAATGAACATCTTCAAGCAATAAAAGGTCAACATCACGGTAGCGGGATTTAAAGCGCTCTGTATCGCGATGCTTCAAAGAAGTAACAAGACCTGTCGCAAATTCTTCGGCTGTAAGATACTCAACCTTTGGATTAACACGATTGCTATGCTTGCACAGCTGTCCACCGACAGCCTGCATAAGGTGT is a window of Halodesulfovibrio sp. DNA encoding:
- a CDS encoding cupin domain-containing protein — encoded protein: MHENKAYKEIAPRLLGLREAVDMTVEELAEKVGVKPATVALYEEGETEIPVSYLKDVATVCGVDLSSLITGQEGHLHDYTLVRKGEGLSVERRVDYDYFNLASRFTNKKMEPFLVTVPAKDLNELTWNEHSGQEFIYLLEGKLEVWLDQKRHKLEAGDSIYFDSRIPHALRGLDGEAATFLDVIS
- the dnaA gene encoding chromosomal replication initiator protein DnaA, which encodes MIDIWGQIREILQESLNPGIFKVWISPLQAEVDGTAIRLTASNDFVASWVRERLVNDIAEAATSVIGERPTITVVAGAAKAIVKPKAKPQPVVAEATPVPEAQPVAAPVLFGADNKRVVQQSLPVEHTLVSKALDWRFDFDSFVVGPSNDLAFAASQGITRDSLSCSTLFLSSAPGLGKTHLMQAVGGQLCKHSNRVNPKVEYLTAEEFATGLVTSLKHRDTERFKSRYRDVDLLLLEDVHFLQGKERMQDEVLATIKSLQSRGSRVVLSSSFAPRDLKDVDNQLVSRFCSGFLAVIDKPDFETRRDILCKKARLYQVDLPENVTDLLAENIHSDVRQIESCLHNLILKARILNERISMDMAWDVIGHYASREVVMNMDSIVRCVCSCFDLSYDQLNSRSRKRELVTARNTIFYLARKHTDLSLKQIGMQFNRRHSTVLKGITNLEREMSRSTPTGRQVSNTVKMIEKNGRISAL